The genomic region TGTTCGGCGGCCTGCACGGTATCCTGCACCAGCAGCATTTCTACTTTGTCGTCGCGTAGATCTTCGGTTACGCGCTCCACGAGGGTGGCGCGCTCCGGCAGGTTCACGTCGCGGATGTAGATGGCCAGTACGCGGCCGGGGTGGCGGCGCACTACCTCGCGGTAGATGTTGGCGTCTTCTTGGCCCGAGTCGCCGATGAGGATGAACGGCAGGGTGGGATAGGTGAGCAGCAGGTTGTCGATTTCCTTGAGCTTGTGGCCGTGGTGCGACGAGGCTTCCCCGGACTTTTTGCCGGCCAGCGCGGCGTCGCGCAGCAACAGCGGGCCGGGCGGAATGTCGTTGAGCTGCAGGAAGTCCTCCAGCAGATCATACAGATTCCAGGGCGAACTGCTGACGTAGAAAAACGGGTTGTTGCGCTTGCCGTTGCGGCCCAGCTGCAGCTGCCGGTAGAACTCGGCTACGCCCTTGAAGGGGAGGCGGGAGCGGGCATTGCGCACCAGCACCGTGCGCGCCATGCGCAGTAAATTGGTGGCCGAGGTCTGGATAACGGTGTCGTCGAGGTCGGAGATGATGCCGTACTCGGCGTCGGGCGGTGGGATGAGCACCGGCGCCATGGCCCGTAGGTCGGTGGCGGTATATGGGTGCGGCGCCTGCTGCAGCAGTACTTCCACCGGGTACCAGAGGAAATCTATCGGCTCAGGCAGGCTCGTGGGCTCCAGGTTCAGCGTGAAATAACCTTCTTCATCTGTCACGACCGGGTGCTGCGAGCCATCGGCGGGCTGCACGA from Hymenobacter canadensis harbors:
- a CDS encoding App1 family protein, whose product is MRVLACMSLLNHLGNLAERADSLLTRTRARLGLLHPLQLIPYRSYGTPTRLYVKGRLLTDKGITEPDATDSRLHNLLNMYRRFDSNEISGAQLLVQPADGSQHPVVTDEEGYFTLNLEPTSLPEPIDFLWYPVEVLLQQAPHPYTATDLRAMAPVLIPPPDAEYGIISDLDDTVIQTSATNLLRMARTVLVRNARSRLPFKGVAEFYRQLQLGRNGKRNNPFFYVSSSPWNLYDLLEDFLQLNDIPPGPLLLRDAALAGKKSGEASSHHGHKLKEIDNLLLTYPTLPFILIGDSGQEDANIYREVVRRHPGRVLAIYIRDVNLPERATLVERVTEDLRDDKVEMLLVQDTVQAAEHAAKAGFILHEAIPAVEQEKQKDEAADTEDDLDGEGDGKPVMQ